The nucleotide sequence GTAGCGCCGCGCTCGACGGGATGGGGACGAAGGACCGGCTGTCGTGCCTGCTGCCGGACTTCCCCGCCCAAGTCGTCCAGATGGAGAACATCGGCTCGGACCTCCACGTGCCCGTGCAGGCCGGCAATCGCCGCCGTACTGCCAACTCAGTAGCGCGGTTGTCGGCAGGTGCATGACGACGAGGCGCGGGCGCCCGGGGGAGTCTGGTCGGCATCGGCGGCCACCGGTTTCGGGGCCCGCGTTTCTCGCGGAGCGTCCTCAGTGGGCGACGCCGGTTCCACGAGCCGATTCCGTCTCCGAAGGAGCGTTTCCGATGAAGTCGCTGTTGGCGAACAAGCCCGCCCTGTGGTTCCTGTTCCTGTTCAACCTCGTCGTCGCGTTGCTCGCGTCCGTCGCCGTCGACGGTGCCCAGGGGGTGATGACCGGCGTCGGCATGGGTGTCGTGTCCGTCGGGGCGGGCGTCGCCCTGCTCGCCGGGCGCGGGCAACGGGCCTGACCGGCCCCGGCGAAGGAACAGGACGACGAGAATGAACCGGTCCGTACGAACCGGCGTGGCCGGGGCTGCCGCCTGCGGTGCGCTGATCGCGGCGATCGGCATCGCCTGGCACGACGACGGGGACGGCGAAACAACAGCGCCGAAGGGGCCGTTCGTCGCCGCGAGCGGCACGTACACGGCAGGCCCGTACGTCGCGCTCGGCGACTCCTATACGGCGGCCCCGGGGATCACCGCGCCGAGCGGGGACCCCGTCGGCTGCGACCGCTCCTCGGAGAACTACCCGGCGCTGGTGGCGCGGAGGCTCAACCTCGCGGGAGCCGATTTCCGCGATGTGAGCTGTTCCGGGGCCACGCTCGCGGACCTGTCCGCGGCGCAGGACACCGACGACGGGAGCAACCCGCCCCAGATGGCGGCTCTGACCGCCGCGACCCGGCTGGTGACGCTCGGGATCGGCGGCAACGACATCGGCTTCAGCGCGATGATCAAGAAGTGCGTGACCGCCGGTGTGCTGTACCACGCCGCGGGCGGCGCCAAGAACCTGCCCGACGCGCCCTGCGAAAAGCAGTACACGCCCTCGAAGGGCGGCACCGACCAGGTCGACGCCAAGATCCGCACGGCGGGCGAACACCTGGCCACCACGTTGGGCGAGATCCGCCAACGCGCCCCCCAGGCGCGGGTGTACGTCGTCGGCTATCCGGCCATCCTGCCGTCCGACAACCACGACTGCGGGCGCGAGATGGGCCTCGCGCCCGGCGATGTGGCGTTCCTGCGCGGAAAGGAGCAGCGGCTCAACACCATGCTGCGACAGCAGGCCGAGGGCGCCGGCGTCGTGTACGTCGACACCTACAGGCCCTCCGAGGGCCACGACGCGTGTTCCGCCCCGGACGAACGCTGGATCGAGCCCCTGATCCCCCACAACCCCGCCGCCGCGGTCCACCCCAACGGCCGCGGCGAGCAGGGCATGGCCGACGCGGTGCTCCGCGCCCTCACCCACTGACCCGGCGTGTGCCGGGCATTCCCGGGA is from Yinghuangia sp. ASG 101 and encodes:
- a CDS encoding SGNH/GDSL hydrolase family protein, translating into MNRSVRTGVAGAAACGALIAAIGIAWHDDGDGETTAPKGPFVAASGTYTAGPYVALGDSYTAAPGITAPSGDPVGCDRSSENYPALVARRLNLAGADFRDVSCSGATLADLSAAQDTDDGSNPPQMAALTAATRLVTLGIGGNDIGFSAMIKKCVTAGVLYHAAGGAKNLPDAPCEKQYTPSKGGTDQVDAKIRTAGEHLATTLGEIRQRAPQARVYVVGYPAILPSDNHDCGREMGLAPGDVAFLRGKEQRLNTMLRQQAEGAGVVYVDTYRPSEGHDACSAPDERWIEPLIPHNPAAAVHPNGRGEQGMADAVLRALTH